The Marinobacter halotolerans genome includes a window with the following:
- a CDS encoding YihY/virulence factor BrkB family protein: MTENDGSPGLLVRRLWSFARRVLRHFFRNHGILLAGGVGYNVLLSAVPLLALLGVLLTRIVDEEQLLEVMAIQIQHFSPAHANVWMDAVRAFMESRDIIGIAGIPVLLFFSSFAFRMLEDSIAIIFHRPENPSRGFWFSAILPYAFMLALGVGLLVLTLLFGFIDASYEETGLVFYLLSFVSVFVMFSVIYKVLPILHVSPRRALIGGLVAAILWEATRLVMMYYFLNISFVNVVYGSLATIIVLLISLEVGAIILLLGAQVIAELERSDRAGVPWYLEP, translated from the coding sequence ATGACGGAGAATGATGGATCCCCGGGCCTGTTGGTTCGTCGATTGTGGTCGTTCGCCCGGCGGGTTCTGCGCCATTTTTTCCGCAACCATGGAATCCTGCTGGCAGGAGGCGTTGGCTATAACGTTCTCTTGTCGGCGGTGCCGCTGCTGGCATTGCTCGGTGTCCTGCTGACCCGCATTGTGGATGAAGAGCAACTGCTGGAGGTCATGGCGATCCAGATCCAGCATTTTTCGCCAGCCCATGCCAATGTCTGGATGGATGCTGTGCGCGCCTTTATGGAATCAAGGGATATCATTGGTATCGCCGGGATTCCGGTGCTGTTGTTCTTCAGTTCGTTTGCGTTCCGGATGCTTGAAGACTCGATCGCCATCATCTTCCACCGCCCGGAAAACCCGAGCCGAGGGTTCTGGTTCTCTGCCATTTTGCCCTATGCGTTTATGCTGGCTCTGGGTGTCGGCCTTCTGGTTCTGACCCTGCTGTTCGGTTTTATTGACGCGAGCTATGAAGAGACGGGGCTTGTTTTCTATCTGCTGAGCTTCGTCAGCGTTTTTGTCATGTTCAGTGTCATCTACAAAGTATTGCCCATTTTGCACGTATCACCCCGCCGGGCTTTGATCGGAGGCCTGGTTGCCGCCATTCTGTGGGAGGCTACAAGGCTGGTGATGATGTATTACTTCCTTAACATCTCATTCGTCAACGTGGTTTATGGCTCCCTGGCAACTATCATTGTGCTGTTGATCAGCCTGGAGGTTGGCGCCATTATTCTGTTGTTGGGAGCCCAGGTAATTGCCGAGCTGGAGCGCAGTGACCGAGCCGGTGTGCCCTGGTATCTGGAACCATGA
- a CDS encoding HAD family hydrolase, which yields MAQFSDNLPAPSVMVFDWHGTLVDTHDAMFSAMEEMLPQLEDLGLVERLLPEDQCRTSDDARLVRYIRIFRRLHPRILAERRVSRTDIFNAIFGDDREAKLIAHEAYNDCYRKYFGKVRPFQQGAYEYLKALKQMGIRLSVATNRNREFLDKELAVVDEGRWQNLFDVTVCADDVTEYKPDPEVITRALDELDLPLDERVWYVGDSYVDMLTANKGGVSGIFYNGAAWEPERINSWFSSRDRPSAILDSFEELMDLLALLERNEPGAFRAVPAEVRPRPYPKPQRPAPRQEPDWHPAVVRLIRPAVVLFDWHATLVDTLDAMYHAVDDMFPEFQELGLVDRMLAPEDSKTPEDARLVAYVREFARLHPKVRADRKISRTDIFEVLFGDDQEAKHAAHLAFNRHYRNHYGTVKAFEPKVREVLEGLRRLGIQVGVITNRDREFFEHELDAVEDTGWTHLFEVDVCGDDVPLRKPHPDQLLLAAEKLHYPADPSVWYVGDSTTDVIAAKRAGMTAVFFNGAQWDQPWLNRIFPGTHKHPDKPDVVVNNFSEFWALVLACEVGPP from the coding sequence ATGGCCCAGTTCAGCGATAACCTGCCCGCCCCGTCTGTCATGGTTTTTGACTGGCACGGCACTCTGGTGGACACCCACGATGCCATGTTCAGCGCCATGGAAGAGATGCTGCCGCAGCTGGAAGATCTCGGGCTGGTGGAGCGGCTGTTACCCGAGGATCAATGCCGGACTTCTGATGATGCCCGCCTGGTGCGCTATATCCGCATTTTTCGGCGCCTCCACCCCCGGATTCTGGCTGAGCGGCGGGTGTCCCGCACGGACATTTTTAACGCCATATTCGGGGACGACAGAGAGGCCAAGCTGATTGCCCACGAGGCATACAACGACTGTTACCGGAAATATTTCGGCAAGGTGCGGCCGTTTCAGCAGGGCGCCTATGAATACCTCAAAGCTTTGAAGCAGATGGGCATCCGGCTGTCAGTCGCCACCAACCGCAACCGGGAATTCCTGGACAAGGAACTGGCCGTGGTGGACGAAGGGCGCTGGCAGAACCTGTTTGATGTCACCGTCTGTGCCGACGACGTCACCGAGTACAAACCCGATCCTGAAGTCATCACCCGTGCGCTGGATGAGCTGGACCTGCCTTTGGATGAAAGGGTCTGGTACGTGGGCGACAGCTATGTGGACATGCTGACCGCCAACAAAGGCGGGGTTTCCGGCATTTTCTACAACGGGGCGGCCTGGGAGCCGGAGCGCATCAATAGTTGGTTCAGCTCCAGAGACCGGCCGTCCGCCATTCTCGACAGCTTTGAGGAACTGATGGATCTGCTGGCACTGCTGGAGCGCAACGAGCCCGGCGCCTTCAGGGCAGTGCCGGCCGAGGTGCGCCCGCGCCCCTACCCGAAGCCCCAGCGCCCCGCGCCCCGCCAGGAGCCCGATTGGCATCCGGCGGTAGTTCGGCTGATCAGGCCTGCAGTGGTGTTATTCGACTGGCACGCCACGTTGGTGGATACGCTGGATGCCATGTATCACGCCGTGGACGATATGTTCCCGGAATTCCAGGAACTGGGATTGGTTGATCGCATGCTGGCGCCGGAAGACAGCAAGACCCCGGAGGATGCCAGGCTTGTTGCTTACGTACGGGAGTTTGCGAGGCTACACCCGAAGGTAAGGGCGGATCGTAAGATTTCCCGCACCGATATTTTCGAAGTGCTGTTCGGTGACGATCAGGAGGCCAAGCACGCCGCCCACCTGGCCTTTAACCGGCACTACCGGAATCATTATGGGACGGTAAAGGCGTTTGAACCCAAGGTCAGGGAAGTGCTCGAAGGCCTTCGGCGGCTGGGGATTCAGGTGGGGGTGATTACCAACCGGGATCGGGAGTTCTTCGAACATGAGCTCGACGCCGTGGAGGACACCGGCTGGACCCACCTGTTCGAAGTGGATGTGTGCGGTGACGATGTGCCCCTGCGCAAACCCCATCCCGACCAGCTGCTGCTGGCAGCGGAGAAACTGCACTACCCGGCGGACCCGAGTGTCTGGTATGTCGGTGACAGCACCACTGACGTGATCGCCGCCAAGCGGGCTGGTATGACGGCCGTGTTTTTTAACGGCGCCCAGTGGGATCAACCCTGGCTGAACCGGATTTTCCCCGGAACCCACAAGCATCCGGACAAACCGGATGTGGTGGTCAACAACTTTTCCGAGTTCTGGGCGCTGGTGCTGGCCTGCGAAGTCGGTCCCCCCTGA
- a CDS encoding 3-hydroxyacyl-CoA dehydrogenase NAD-binding domain-containing protein: MTGHILKALSSREMARGPFEKTDTTKDAGNWQHWHLARDNSDVAWLIFDKKDAGANVLSAGVLEELGDIVGELESKPPRALVVRSTKPTGFCLGADISEFSELKSESDVVNKLTAAHDVVDRFEALSFPTIAVIHGSCLGGGLELALACDYRLAIAGAKFGFPEVQLGLHPGLGGTDRFTDLVDPIEAMTLMLTGKTIPHFKAKKLGLVDQVIEERHVDAAVQAAIVGDIDKSSHGLRGRVLSTKPARQLEARQMRSQTAKKAPPQHYPAPEALIQLWEQFGGDSGPSMRKAEIASFARLMMTDTSRNLVKVFFLREKMKGLTRNKAEPVKHVHVVGAGEMGADIAGWCAFQGMNVTLFDMEADKLAEAVGKLSDLCEKKHRSESQRRDILDRLTPDFANQGVEQADVVIEAVPEKVDIKRKVYEDAEPRLKKGAILATNTSSIPLETLGEELKDPKRLVGLHFFNPVALMPLVEVVRHDKADEKVLERARVFVGQIDRLPAPVNTAPGFLVNRALTPYLVEAMVMLDEGVAPESIDRVAEEFGMPMGPIELADQVGLDICLSVAEMLRERLDTGMPPAPDWLRQKVEDGKLGKKSGEGLYQWKKGKADKQDKTEPAPDDTLDRLLLPMLNACMACLREGVIEDETLTDGAMIFGTGFAPFRGGPMNYAHHRGFDSVRKSLATLADKYGDRFRADQGWSHEG, encoded by the coding sequence ATGACAGGTCATATTCTGAAAGCCCTGAGTAGCCGTGAAATGGCCCGGGGCCCGTTTGAAAAAACCGACACCACAAAGGATGCGGGAAACTGGCAGCACTGGCACCTGGCACGGGACAACAGCGACGTTGCATGGCTGATCTTTGACAAGAAGGATGCCGGCGCCAACGTACTCTCTGCCGGCGTCCTTGAAGAGCTCGGAGACATTGTCGGGGAGCTTGAGAGCAAGCCGCCGAGAGCCCTGGTAGTGCGGTCCACCAAGCCCACAGGCTTTTGCCTTGGCGCGGACATATCCGAATTTTCCGAGCTCAAGTCAGAGTCGGATGTAGTGAACAAGCTTACCGCCGCCCACGACGTGGTTGACCGGTTTGAGGCACTGTCGTTTCCCACTATCGCAGTGATCCACGGCTCCTGCCTCGGGGGCGGCCTGGAGCTGGCCCTGGCCTGTGATTACCGGCTTGCCATTGCGGGGGCCAAATTTGGATTCCCCGAAGTGCAACTGGGTCTTCACCCCGGCCTTGGCGGCACCGACCGGTTTACCGACCTGGTGGACCCTATAGAGGCCATGACCCTGATGCTGACCGGCAAGACGATCCCCCATTTCAAGGCAAAAAAGCTGGGGCTGGTGGATCAGGTGATTGAGGAACGCCACGTGGATGCGGCCGTTCAGGCTGCGATAGTGGGGGACATCGACAAAAGCAGCCATGGCCTTCGGGGTCGGGTGCTTTCCACCAAGCCGGCCAGGCAGCTGGAAGCCCGGCAGATGCGTTCGCAGACGGCCAAAAAGGCACCGCCACAGCATTATCCTGCCCCGGAGGCGCTGATCCAATTGTGGGAGCAGTTCGGAGGGGACTCTGGTCCATCCATGCGCAAGGCGGAGATCGCCTCGTTTGCCAGGCTGATGATGACCGACACCTCCCGCAACCTGGTCAAGGTGTTCTTCCTGCGGGAAAAAATGAAGGGCCTGACCCGCAACAAGGCAGAACCGGTCAAACATGTACATGTCGTCGGTGCTGGCGAAATGGGCGCGGACATTGCCGGCTGGTGCGCCTTCCAGGGAATGAACGTCACCCTGTTTGATATGGAGGCGGACAAACTGGCGGAAGCCGTCGGGAAATTGTCCGACCTGTGTGAGAAGAAACATCGCTCAGAATCCCAGCGTCGGGACATTCTGGATCGGCTGACACCGGATTTTGCCAACCAGGGTGTTGAACAGGCCGATGTGGTGATTGAGGCAGTGCCGGAGAAGGTAGACATCAAGCGGAAGGTCTACGAAGACGCAGAGCCCAGGCTCAAAAAGGGCGCCATCCTGGCCACCAACACCTCCAGTATTCCTCTGGAAACTCTGGGTGAGGAGCTAAAGGATCCGAAACGCCTGGTGGGCCTGCATTTCTTCAATCCGGTTGCCCTGATGCCACTGGTCGAGGTGGTGAGGCACGACAAAGCCGATGAAAAAGTGCTGGAGCGTGCCAGAGTCTTTGTCGGCCAGATTGACCGGTTGCCAGCCCCGGTCAATACCGCGCCGGGCTTCCTGGTCAACCGGGCGCTGACGCCCTATCTGGTGGAAGCAATGGTCATGCTGGATGAAGGCGTTGCCCCTGAAAGCATCGACCGGGTGGCAGAAGAGTTCGGCATGCCCATGGGGCCGATAGAGCTGGCTGACCAGGTCGGGCTGGACATCTGCCTCAGCGTAGCCGAGATGCTGCGCGAGCGCCTGGACACGGGTATGCCGCCCGCCCCGGATTGGCTTCGGCAGAAGGTTGAAGACGGCAAGCTGGGCAAAAAGTCCGGAGAGGGCCTGTATCAGTGGAAGAAAGGCAAGGCCGACAAGCAGGACAAGACAGAGCCGGCCCCGGACGACACCCTGGACAGGCTTCTGCTGCCCATGCTGAATGCCTGCATGGCGTGCCTGCGTGAGGGCGTGATCGAAGATGAAACCCTGACAGACGGCGCCATGATCTTCGGGACCGGCTTTGCCCCCTTCCGGGGTGGCCCTATGAACTATGCCCACCATCGTGGCTTTGACTCTGTCCGGAAGTCACTGGCCACGCTGGCTGACAAATATGGCGACCGGTTCAGGGCGGACCAGGGGTGGTCACATGAAGGGTGA
- the ftsH gene encoding ATP-dependent zinc metalloprotease FtsH, with the protein MKGETQTSQSPQPPQWVRVLNALLLGFAVFYAIELFSQAGSQDLTYNEFKKNVTSGQVAEVTIEGHQVTGTMKSAGDSANASGRQVFRTYIPEVGDTRILDLLEKNGVAITAKESGPDILSRLVVNFLPWLLLIGLFVFFWQRMQKQMGGQQGGGLFSMGKSKAKRFSRDEPGKTFADIAGADNAKKDLAEIVDYLKHPDYYQRLGAKLPRGLLMVGSPGTGKTLMARAVAGEADVPFFSISGSEFIEMFVGVGASRVRDMFEEARKASPSIIFIDELDAIGRSRGAGVGGGHDEREQTLNQILSEMDGFSPHETVVVIAATNRPDVLDPALMRPGRFDRKVTLDRPHRKARKKILEIHTKAIPMEEDVDLEAVARRTVGFAGADLENLANEAALFAGREESKLVAMKHFDMARDKVIMGAEREQNLSDDEKKVIAFHESGHALTALLFPKADPLEKVTIIPRGQALGLTEQAPDEDRLNMTASYARDRIAVMLGGRASEQLIFNEVSSGAENDIEQATKLARRMVARWGMSEAIGPMSVSSSQEEVFLGHEISREREYSEATAEKVDDEVRKLITDIEKEVNKRLKENREQLEKLANTLFEEETLEASDVESLLDIETGGDRQASG; encoded by the coding sequence ATGAAGGGTGAGACTCAAACATCCCAGTCACCGCAGCCACCCCAATGGGTACGGGTACTAAACGCCCTTTTGCTGGGCTTTGCGGTTTTCTATGCCATTGAACTGTTTTCCCAGGCGGGTTCACAGGACCTGACTTACAACGAGTTCAAAAAGAATGTCACCTCCGGCCAGGTGGCGGAAGTGACGATCGAGGGGCACCAGGTAACGGGGACCATGAAGTCCGCGGGAGATTCGGCAAACGCCTCGGGCAGGCAGGTCTTCCGCACCTATATCCCCGAGGTTGGCGACACCCGTATCCTGGACTTGCTGGAGAAAAACGGTGTAGCCATTACTGCGAAGGAATCCGGTCCGGATATATTGTCGCGTCTGGTGGTCAACTTTCTTCCCTGGTTGCTTCTGATCGGCCTGTTTGTATTTTTCTGGCAGCGCATGCAAAAACAGATGGGCGGTCAGCAGGGTGGCGGCCTGTTCAGTATGGGTAAGTCCAAAGCCAAACGGTTTTCCCGGGATGAGCCCGGTAAAACGTTTGCGGATATTGCCGGTGCGGACAACGCCAAAAAGGACCTGGCGGAAATTGTCGATTACCTCAAACATCCGGACTACTACCAGCGCCTGGGCGCCAAACTCCCCCGCGGGCTGCTGATGGTGGGTTCTCCCGGCACCGGTAAAACCCTGATGGCAAGAGCAGTTGCCGGTGAAGCCGATGTGCCTTTTTTCTCCATTTCCGGGTCCGAGTTCATTGAAATGTTCGTGGGCGTCGGCGCCTCCCGCGTGCGGGATATGTTTGAGGAAGCCCGCAAGGCTTCGCCTTCCATTATTTTCATTGATGAGCTGGACGCCATCGGCCGTTCCCGCGGCGCCGGTGTGGGTGGCGGCCACGACGAGCGGGAGCAGACGCTGAACCAGATCCTCTCCGAGATGGACGGCTTCTCGCCCCACGAAACCGTGGTGGTGATTGCGGCCACCAACCGGCCGGACGTTCTGGATCCGGCGCTGATGCGCCCGGGTCGTTTCGACCGGAAAGTTACCCTGGACCGGCCGCACAGAAAGGCACGGAAGAAGATTCTGGAAATTCACACCAAAGCCATTCCCATGGAAGAGGACGTGGATCTGGAAGCGGTGGCCCGCAGAACCGTCGGCTTTGCCGGCGCCGACCTGGAAAACCTTGCCAACGAGGCTGCGCTGTTTGCAGGTCGCGAAGAGAGCAAGCTGGTTGCCATGAAGCATTTCGACATGGCCCGGGATAAGGTCATTATGGGGGCCGAGCGTGAGCAGAACCTCAGCGATGACGAGAAAAAAGTGATTGCTTTCCACGAATCCGGCCATGCGCTAACGGCGCTGCTGTTCCCCAAGGCCGACCCGCTGGAGAAGGTGACGATTATTCCCCGTGGCCAGGCCCTGGGCCTCACCGAACAGGCGCCGGACGAGGATCGCCTGAACATGACGGCCAGCTATGCCCGGGACAGAATTGCAGTCATGCTCGGCGGCCGGGCGTCGGAGCAGCTAATCTTCAATGAGGTCAGTAGTGGCGCCGAGAATGATATAGAACAGGCGACCAAACTGGCTCGCCGCATGGTCGCTCGTTGGGGCATGAGCGAGGCCATTGGCCCCATGTCCGTCAGTTCGAGTCAGGAAGAAGTCTTCCTTGGCCACGAGATCTCCCGGGAGCGCGAGTATAGCGAGGCAACCGCTGAGAAGGTTGATGACGAGGTCAGAAAACTGATCACCGATATCGAGAAAGAGGTGAACAAGCGACTCAAAGAGAACCGTGAACAGTTGGAAAAATTAGCGAATACACTGTTTGAAGAAGAAACGCTTGAGGCCAGCGATGTCGAGTCATTGCTGGATATTGAAACCGGGGGTGATCGCCAGGCCAGTGGATGA
- a CDS encoding DUF2256 domain-containing protein yields the protein MHKKAHLPEKTCPVCNRPFAWRKKWAKDWDSVRYCSERCRRSKGLAV from the coding sequence ATGCACAAAAAAGCCCATCTCCCTGAAAAAACCTGCCCGGTCTGCAACCGACCTTTTGCCTGGCGCAAAAAATGGGCAAAGGACTGGGACAGCGTTCGCTATTGCAGTGAGCGCTGTCGACGCTCCAAAGGACTGGCGGTATGA
- a CDS encoding FAD-binding domain-containing protein, with amino-acid sequence MTTVVWFKRDLRTHDHAPLAAAAELGAPVIALYVVEDDYWNLPDSSDRQWGFVRDSLADLDRQLARADNRLTVLRGDMISVLKSLKRSHDIQRVFCHQETGGQWTFDRDKAVIGWCDEQQVEFREWNQFGVVRRLTDRDLWDRAWTDLMRRPVLPAPGHLPAPGTPVDGALAPKDIEVAAGAACPDPQAGGSGKGESLLKSFLERRCIGYQYNISSPNTAVTACSRLSPHIAYGSVSLRHIYQQAKAIGGHRNTLPRKQKSLTSFRSRLHWHCHFIQKLEDEPELEFRAMHREMEHLKSGPNDSERLQRWQEGQTGWPLVDACMRALNHTGWINFRMRAMLMAVASYQLWLHWRDPALHLARLFTDFEPGIHYSQTQMQSGLTGINALRIYNPVMQSQKLDPEGEFIRRWIPELAGLPAEMIHTPWLMTPAQKERFGGNTYIAPVCDHQQAARVARKAVGEFRRQHVSRSETERVLDRHGSRKGPVQNRPKHPERKTGKTSDSQLSLFD; translated from the coding sequence ATGACCACCGTTGTCTGGTTCAAGCGCGATTTGCGAACCCATGACCACGCCCCGCTGGCGGCCGCAGCCGAGCTGGGCGCGCCGGTTATTGCCCTGTACGTGGTGGAAGACGACTACTGGAACCTGCCCGACTCCAGTGACCGGCAATGGGGGTTCGTCCGTGATTCCCTTGCGGACCTTGACCGCCAGCTCGCCCGGGCCGACAACCGGCTGACGGTGTTGCGCGGAGACATGATCAGCGTGCTGAAATCCCTGAAACGCAGTCATGATATCCAGCGGGTGTTCTGCCACCAGGAAACCGGCGGCCAGTGGACGTTTGATCGCGATAAAGCCGTGATCGGCTGGTGTGACGAGCAGCAGGTGGAATTCCGGGAATGGAATCAGTTCGGTGTGGTCAGACGCCTGACCGATCGGGACCTGTGGGACAGGGCCTGGACGGACCTGATGCGCCGGCCGGTGTTGCCGGCGCCAGGCCATCTTCCAGCGCCCGGAACACCGGTGGACGGTGCGCTTGCTCCTAAGGATATTGAGGTGGCGGCAGGAGCGGCCTGCCCGGACCCTCAGGCCGGTGGCAGCGGCAAAGGCGAAAGCCTGCTCAAGTCCTTTCTGGAGCGACGCTGCATCGGCTATCAGTACAATATCTCCAGCCCGAACACGGCGGTTACTGCCTGCTCGAGGCTGAGCCCGCACATCGCCTACGGCAGCGTCAGCCTTCGCCACATCTACCAACAGGCAAAGGCCATCGGTGGCCATCGCAATACCCTGCCCCGCAAGCAGAAAAGCCTGACCAGTTTCCGCTCGCGCCTGCATTGGCACTGCCACTTTATCCAGAAACTGGAAGACGAACCGGAGCTGGAATTCCGAGCCATGCATCGGGAAATGGAACATCTGAAATCGGGCCCCAACGATTCCGAACGGCTGCAACGCTGGCAGGAAGGCCAAACCGGCTGGCCCCTGGTGGATGCCTGCATGCGCGCCCTGAACCACACCGGCTGGATCAATTTCCGCATGCGGGCCATGCTGATGGCAGTGGCCAGCTACCAGTTGTGGCTGCACTGGCGCGATCCGGCCCTACACCTGGCGCGCCTCTTCACCGATTTCGAGCCGGGCATTCACTATTCCCAGACCCAGATGCAGTCCGGCTTGACCGGCATTAACGCCCTGCGAATCTACAACCCGGTCATGCAGAGCCAAAAGCTGGACCCGGAGGGAGAATTCATCCGCCGCTGGATTCCGGAACTGGCGGGGCTGCCGGCGGAGATGATTCACACCCCCTGGCTGATGACCCCGGCTCAGAAGGAACGCTTTGGCGGTAACACCTACATTGCGCCTGTGTGCGACCATCAACAGGCGGCCCGGGTTGCCCGCAAGGCGGTTGGTGAGTTCCGCCGGCAGCACGTTAGCCGGTCAGAAACAGAGCGGGTACTGGACCGCCACGGCAGCCGTAAGGGACCGGTTCAGAACCGGCCAAAGCACCCAGAACGTAAGACTGGAAAAACCAGCGACAGCCAGCTGTCACTGTTTGACTGA